In Micromonospora sp. WMMD980, the following are encoded in one genomic region:
- a CDS encoding MFS transporter, translating to MTRDRRPLAGLLIGHAVSLTGNVLTLIALPLYVLAETGSPAATGLAGAFATAPVVLGGAFGGVLVDRIGYRRSSVLADVVSGVTVAAVPLLHATVGLPFPALLALVFVSGLLDTPGQTARTALLPEAAAAAGVPIERAVGWAEATSRGARMIGAPVAGLLVGVLGPLPVLAVDAATFAVSALVVTLLVPRGLRPSTEDDEVEVGGYWRQFAAGLRFLAREPLLRAMVLLVLVTNLFDAAKSNVLLPVVADRELGGPAAFGLLVGVMGGGALIGSLVFSAIGHRLPRRATFVTAYAICGAPPLWALAAAPPLPVVVAVVAVAGLAAGALNPLMGAVELERVPASMRARVYGVIGAGAWAAMPLGALGAGLTADRFGPASTLVVMGGCYLLVVLTPLLGGPWRSMGRPVPAARRGVPEEALS from the coding sequence GTGACCCGCGACCGCCGGCCGCTGGCCGGGCTCCTGATCGGGCACGCCGTCTCGCTGACCGGCAACGTGCTGACGCTCATCGCGCTGCCGCTCTACGTGCTGGCCGAGACCGGCTCGCCGGCGGCCACCGGGCTGGCCGGCGCGTTCGCCACCGCGCCGGTGGTGCTCGGCGGCGCGTTCGGCGGCGTGCTCGTCGACCGGATCGGCTACCGCCGGTCCAGCGTGCTGGCCGACGTCGTCTCCGGCGTGACCGTCGCCGCCGTACCCCTGTTGCACGCCACGGTCGGCCTGCCGTTCCCGGCGCTGCTGGCGCTGGTCTTCGTCAGCGGCCTACTGGACACACCCGGCCAGACCGCCCGCACCGCGCTGCTGCCGGAGGCCGCCGCCGCGGCCGGGGTGCCGATCGAGCGGGCGGTCGGCTGGGCGGAGGCCACCTCGCGAGGCGCCCGCATGATCGGCGCGCCGGTCGCCGGCCTGCTGGTCGGTGTGCTGGGTCCGCTGCCGGTGCTGGCCGTCGACGCGGCGACGTTCGCCGTCTCGGCGCTGGTCGTGACGCTGCTGGTGCCGCGCGGCCTGCGCCCGTCCACCGAGGACGACGAGGTGGAGGTGGGCGGCTACTGGCGGCAGTTCGCCGCCGGGCTGCGCTTCCTCGCCCGGGAGCCGCTGCTGCGCGCCATGGTGCTGCTGGTGCTGGTGACCAACCTGTTCGACGCGGCCAAGAGCAACGTGCTGCTGCCGGTCGTCGCCGACCGCGAACTCGGCGGCCCGGCCGCGTTCGGCCTGCTGGTCGGCGTCATGGGGGGCGGCGCGCTGATCGGCTCGCTGGTGTTCAGCGCGATCGGGCACCGGCTGCCCCGCCGGGCCACGTTCGTCACCGCGTACGCGATCTGCGGCGCGCCCCCGCTGTGGGCGCTCGCCGCCGCGCCGCCGCTGCCGGTGGTGGTCGCGGTCGTCGCGGTGGCCGGGCTGGCGGCCGGCGCGCTCAACCCACTGATGGGCGCGGTGGAGTTGGAGCGGGTACCGGCATCGATGCGGGCCCGGGTCTACGGGGTGATCGGCGCCGGCGCCTGGGCGGCGATGCCGCTCGGCGCGCTGGGCGCCGGGCTGACCGCCGACCGGTTCGGCCCCGCGTCCACGCTCGTCGTGATGGGCGGCTGCTACCTGCTGGTGGTGCTCACGCCGCTGCTGGGCGGGCCGTGGCGGTCGATGGGCCGGCCGGTTCCGGCGGCGCGCCGGGGCGTGCCGGAGGAAGCGCTCTCTTGA
- a CDS encoding helix-turn-helix domain-containing protein, translated as MADEPNHVHLTDPRAMRALAHPTRLRLLGELRIRGPQTVGMLSDRTGEAVGSVSWHIGKLAEHGFVTEAPDLARDRRERWWRAAHATTDWDPVELLDDPERRLAGDLLRRAAMERYVARYQAYLDSEASLDLAWVRGTNSSDTVLHLTPDELVEMGDELSELARRWHARGAPGRPGAEMVTLVWQAYRGPQ; from the coding sequence ATGGCGGACGAGCCGAACCACGTGCACCTGACCGACCCGCGCGCCATGCGGGCGCTGGCCCACCCCACTCGACTACGGCTCCTCGGCGAGCTGCGCATCCGCGGCCCGCAGACCGTGGGGATGCTCAGCGACCGCACCGGCGAGGCGGTCGGCTCGGTCAGTTGGCACATCGGCAAGCTGGCCGAGCACGGCTTCGTGACCGAGGCGCCCGACCTGGCCCGCGACCGCCGCGAGCGGTGGTGGCGGGCCGCGCACGCCACCACCGACTGGGACCCGGTCGAACTGCTCGACGACCCGGAGCGGCGGCTCGCCGGCGATCTGCTGCGCCGTGCCGCGATGGAGCGCTACGTGGCCCGCTACCAGGCCTACCTGGATTCCGAGGCGAGCCTCGACCTGGCCTGGGTGCGCGGCACCAACAGCAGCGACACGGTGCTGCACCTGACCCCCGACGAACTGGTGGAGATGGGCGACGAGCTGTCCGAGCTGGCGCGGCGGTGGCACGCGCGCGGTGCGCCCGGCCGGCCGGGCGCGGAGATGGTGACGCTGGTCTGGCAGGCATACCGGGGGCCGCAGTGA
- a CDS encoding VOC family protein, translated as MGLDVQFTFDCADPAALAAFWAEALDYRVQGPPDGFDSWAQALTAFGVPPERHNDASAVVDPEGTGPRLFFQRVPEPKRVKNRVHLDVRAAPGLTGEARMAALEAAADRLVAHGASRVARHEPAPPLGAGHLIMTDPEGNEFCLD; from the coding sequence ATGGGCCTCGACGTGCAATTCACCTTCGACTGCGCCGACCCGGCCGCGCTCGCCGCGTTCTGGGCCGAGGCGCTCGACTACCGGGTGCAGGGGCCGCCGGACGGCTTCGACTCGTGGGCGCAGGCGCTCACCGCGTTCGGCGTGCCACCGGAGCGGCACAACGACGCCTCAGCCGTGGTCGACCCCGAGGGCACCGGGCCACGGCTGTTCTTCCAGCGGGTGCCGGAGCCCAAGCGGGTCAAGAACCGGGTGCACCTGGACGTGCGGGCCGCGCCGGGCCTGACCGGGGAGGCCCGGATGGCGGCGTTGGAGGCGGCGGCCGACAGGCTCGTCGCGCACGGCGCGAGCCGCGTGGCCCGCCACGAGCCCGCTCCCCCGCTCGGCGCCGGCCACCTGATCATGACCGATCCCGAGGGCAACGAGTTCTGCCTGGACTGA
- the smpB gene encoding SsrA-binding protein SmpB, with amino-acid sequence MARENGRKAIASNKKARHDYDVLKTYEAGIVLAGTEVKSLREGRVSLVDAFAQERDGEIWLYGLHIAEYGFGTWTNHAPRRTRKLLLHRMEIARILEKLRDGGVTLVPLSMYFADGWAKVELGLARGRRSYDKRQALAERDAKREIAREMGRRLKGRAATRRS; translated from the coding sequence GTGGCCAGGGAGAACGGGCGCAAGGCGATCGCCTCGAACAAGAAGGCGCGGCACGACTACGACGTCCTCAAGACCTACGAGGCCGGCATCGTGCTGGCCGGCACCGAGGTGAAGTCGCTGCGCGAGGGGCGGGTGTCGCTGGTCGACGCGTTCGCGCAGGAGCGCGACGGCGAGATCTGGCTCTACGGGCTGCACATCGCCGAGTACGGCTTCGGCACCTGGACAAACCACGCGCCCCGGCGCACCCGCAAGCTGCTGCTGCACCGGATGGAGATCGCCCGGATCCTGGAGAAGCTGCGCGACGGCGGGGTCACGCTGGTGCCGCTGTCGATGTACTTCGCCGACGGCTGGGCCAAGGTCGAGCTGGGGCTGGCCCGGGGCCGCCGGTCGTACGACAAGCGTCAGGCGCTCGCCGAGCGGGACGCCAAGCGGGAGATCGCCCGGGAGATGGGCCGCCGGCTCAAGGGCCGAGCGGCGACCCGCCGGTCCTGA
- a CDS encoding NAD(P)-dependent oxidoreductase gives MTRVAVLGLGGMGTPMAASLLRAGLDTVVWNRHPEPARALAERGAVVAADPAEAVCRADVAVTMLTDGPAVRAVAADQGMLAALPAGAVWAQMSTIGVAETERLVELVSAERPDVTLVDAPVAGSRGPAEQGRLTVLASGPEQARERVAPVFDAVGQRTLWLGPAGAGSRLKLVNNLLLAFVNEGVAAAVALGDTLGLDRDTVRQALDGSPLVAPWAAEKLARVVRDEHGAQYPLALALKDVELALREAPAGSFPAAEALAAEWRRAADRGLGDDDLTVVTRMLGSDATRRP, from the coding sequence ATGACACGGGTGGCGGTGCTCGGACTCGGCGGCATGGGTACGCCGATGGCGGCGAGCCTGCTCAGGGCCGGGCTGGACACGGTGGTGTGGAACCGGCACCCCGAGCCGGCCCGCGCGCTCGCCGAGCGGGGCGCCGTGGTGGCCGCCGACCCGGCCGAGGCGGTCTGCCGCGCCGACGTGGCGGTGACCATGCTGACCGACGGGCCCGCGGTCCGTGCCGTCGCCGCCGACCAGGGCATGCTCGCCGCGCTGCCCGCCGGCGCGGTCTGGGCGCAGATGAGCACCATCGGCGTGGCCGAGACCGAGCGGCTGGTCGAGTTGGTCTCCGCCGAGCGGCCCGACGTCACCCTGGTGGACGCGCCGGTCGCCGGCAGCCGGGGCCCGGCCGAACAGGGCCGCCTCACCGTGCTCGCCTCCGGCCCGGAGCAGGCGCGCGAGCGGGTCGCCCCGGTGTTCGACGCGGTCGGGCAGCGGACGCTGTGGCTCGGCCCGGCCGGCGCCGGCTCGCGGCTCAAGCTCGTCAACAACCTGCTGCTCGCGTTCGTCAACGAGGGGGTCGCCGCGGCGGTGGCGCTCGGCGACACGCTCGGCCTCGACCGGGACACCGTCCGGCAGGCGCTCGACGGCAGCCCGCTCGTCGCGCCCTGGGCGGCGGAGAAGCTGGCCCGGGTGGTCCGCGACGAGCACGGCGCGCAGTACCCGCTCGCGCTGGCCCTCAAGGACGTCGAGCTGGCGTTGCGCGAGGCCCCGGCGGGCAGCTTCCCGGCCGCCGAGGCGCTGGCCGCCGAGTGGCGGCGCGCGGCGGACAGGGGGCTCGGCGACGACGACCTGACCGTGGTGACCCGGATGCTCGGCTCCGACGCGACCCGCCGGCCTTGA
- a CDS encoding lysoplasmalogenase family protein, with translation MRRLWLPLFVLVAAVELVAVAVDSTALQWLAKPLLAPVLLAYLLTHRRRVDAVAAGLVAATAGDVALLVPGRTAFLVGMGFFLLAQLAFLAGFARRGRAPAVAWTGYLLAWAVGNALLWGALGPLRLPVLGYSLALCLMAAAAAGVSARVAAGGAFFLVSDLLIGVGAAGIGLPGAGLLVMGTYCAALLLITTGWVTAGADAAREPDMVPA, from the coding sequence GTGAGGCGCCTCTGGCTCCCCCTGTTCGTGCTCGTCGCGGCCGTCGAGCTGGTCGCGGTGGCGGTCGACTCGACAGCGCTCCAGTGGCTGGCCAAGCCGCTGCTGGCGCCGGTGCTGCTGGCGTACCTCCTGACGCACCGACGCCGGGTGGACGCGGTGGCCGCCGGCCTGGTCGCGGCCACCGCCGGCGACGTGGCCCTGCTCGTGCCGGGCCGAACCGCGTTCCTGGTCGGCATGGGGTTCTTCCTGCTCGCGCAGCTCGCGTTCCTGGCCGGTTTCGCACGTCGCGGTCGCGCGCCGGCGGTGGCCTGGACCGGTTACCTGCTCGCCTGGGCGGTCGGGAACGCGCTGCTGTGGGGCGCGCTGGGGCCGCTGCGACTGCCGGTGCTCGGCTACAGCCTGGCGCTGTGCCTGATGGCCGCCGCCGCGGCCGGCGTGTCCGCCCGGGTCGCGGCCGGCGGCGCGTTCTTCCTCGTCTCCGACCTGCTCATCGGCGTGGGCGCGGCCGGCATCGGGTTGCCCGGCGCGGGCCTGCTGGTGATGGGCACCTACTGTGCCGCGCTGCTGCTGATCACCACCGGCTGGGTGACCGCCGGTGCCGACGCCGCCCGCGAGCCGGACATGGTGCCCGCCTGA
- a CDS encoding sterol desaturase family protein, whose product MIPAVLYAVPAFLLLIVIEAVSYRFLPDDDERGYELRDTTTSLSMGLGSQVIGFPWKLLTVGLYAALWTVAPVHLSPGDWWTWAIVFFADDLAYYWFHRSHHEVRVLWASHVVHHSSVHYNLSTALRQSWTPMTSLPFWLPLALLGIPPWMIFLQQSISLLYQFFLHTERVGRLPRPIEWVFNTPSHHRVHHGSNTEYLDRNYGGILIVWDRLFGSFEPERAPVRYGLTRNIQTYNPLRVATHEFAAILSDVRRATCWRHRLGYLLGRPGWQPVR is encoded by the coding sequence ATGATCCCCGCCGTGCTGTACGCCGTACCGGCGTTCCTGCTGCTGATCGTCATCGAGGCGGTCTCCTATCGTTTCCTGCCCGACGACGACGAGCGCGGCTACGAGCTGCGCGACACCACCACCAGCCTGTCGATGGGGCTGGGCAGCCAGGTCATCGGTTTCCCGTGGAAACTGCTGACCGTCGGGCTCTACGCGGCGCTGTGGACGGTCGCGCCGGTGCACCTCTCCCCCGGCGACTGGTGGACCTGGGCGATCGTCTTCTTCGCCGACGACCTGGCCTACTACTGGTTCCACCGCTCGCACCACGAGGTACGCGTGCTGTGGGCGAGCCACGTGGTGCACCACTCCAGCGTCCACTACAACCTCTCCACCGCGCTGCGGCAGAGCTGGACGCCGATGACCTCGCTGCCGTTCTGGCTGCCGCTGGCGCTGCTCGGCATCCCGCCGTGGATGATCTTCCTGCAGCAGTCGATCAGCCTGCTCTACCAGTTCTTCCTGCACACCGAGCGGGTGGGCCGGCTGCCCCGGCCGATCGAATGGGTCTTCAACACCCCGTCGCACCACCGGGTGCACCACGGCTCCAACACCGAATACCTGGACCGCAACTACGGTGGCATCCTGATCGTCTGGGACCGGCTGTTCGGCAGCTTCGAGCCGGAGCGGGCACCGGTGCGCTACGGCCTGACGAGGAACATCCAGACCTACAACCCGCTGCGGGTGGCCACCCACGAGTTCGCCGCGATCCTCTCCGACGTCCGCCGGGCCACCTGCTGGCGGCACCGCCTCGGCTACCTGCTCGGCCGCCCCGGCTGGCAGCCGGTCCGGTGA
- a CDS encoding GntR family transcriptional regulator: MDFVPVPRASVSDHVFGQLRDAIVSGRHRPDETLPGERELAAAFAVNRHAVREALRRLQQLGLVRVNQGGATRVLDWRVHAGLDLALSLARSGDVLPVETLVRDMLEMRACVGVDAARLCAERADTDVVAALVRAAEVYGTLAPDLDRMAEANIRIWRLVVRGSGNTAYQLAFNSLVAGTFAVGDVPPDARAAELLDVAGHRQLAAAVASGQGAAAARHARALLTAPVTTPATPTPGREARA, encoded by the coding sequence ATGGACTTCGTCCCCGTCCCCCGCGCCTCGGTCTCCGACCACGTCTTCGGCCAGCTCCGCGACGCGATCGTGTCCGGCCGGCACCGCCCGGACGAGACGCTGCCCGGCGAACGGGAGCTGGCCGCCGCGTTCGCGGTGAACCGGCACGCGGTCCGCGAGGCGCTACGTCGGCTGCAGCAGCTCGGCCTGGTCCGGGTGAACCAGGGCGGCGCCACCCGGGTGCTCGACTGGCGGGTGCACGCCGGCCTCGACCTGGCGCTGTCGCTGGCCCGTTCCGGCGACGTGCTCCCGGTCGAGACGCTGGTGCGCGACATGTTGGAGATGCGAGCCTGCGTCGGGGTCGACGCGGCCCGGCTCTGCGCCGAGCGCGCCGACACCGACGTCGTCGCCGCGCTGGTCCGGGCCGCCGAGGTGTACGGCACGCTCGCGCCCGACCTGGACCGGATGGCCGAGGCGAACATCCGCATCTGGCGGCTGGTCGTGCGGGGCAGCGGCAACACCGCGTACCAACTCGCCTTCAACAGCCTGGTGGCCGGCACGTTCGCGGTCGGTGACGTCCCCCCGGACGCCCGCGCCGCCGAGCTGCTCGACGTGGCCGGCCACCGCCAGCTCGCCGCCGCCGTCGCGTCCGGCCAGGGCGCGGCGGCCGCCCGGCACGCCCGGGCGCTGCTGACCGCCCCGGTCACCACCCCCGCCACCCCCACCCCCGGAAGGGAAGCGCGCGCATGA
- a CDS encoding SDR family oxidoreductase produces the protein MKIAGSTALVTGANRGFGRHLAAELAARGATVWAGARNPDTVDLPGVTPVRLDITDPASVAAAADLAGDVTLLVNNAGVGTGADLLDGDLAQIRLELETHYLGTLSVVRAFAPRIAANGGGTILNVLSALSWITFPQVGAYGAAKAAEWSMTNALRVQLAGRGVRVAGLHVGYMDTEMAAGVTGPKADPAEVARLAVDGVEADRYEILADDTSRRVRAGLSGGVAALYPTLP, from the coding sequence ATGAAGATCGCTGGAAGCACCGCCCTGGTCACCGGCGCGAACCGCGGCTTCGGCCGGCACCTGGCCGCCGAGCTGGCGGCCCGGGGCGCGACCGTCTGGGCCGGCGCGCGCAACCCGGACACCGTCGACCTGCCCGGCGTCACCCCGGTACGCCTCGACATCACCGATCCCGCCTCGGTGGCAGCCGCCGCGGACCTGGCCGGCGACGTGACGCTACTGGTCAACAACGCGGGCGTCGGCACCGGCGCGGACCTGCTCGACGGCGACCTCGCGCAGATCCGGCTGGAGCTGGAGACCCACTACCTCGGCACGCTGTCCGTGGTGCGGGCGTTCGCCCCGCGGATCGCCGCCAACGGTGGCGGCACGATCCTGAACGTCCTCTCGGCGCTGTCCTGGATCACGTTTCCACAGGTCGGTGCGTACGGCGCGGCCAAGGCCGCGGAGTGGTCGATGACCAACGCCCTGCGCGTCCAGCTCGCCGGCCGGGGCGTGCGGGTGGCCGGGCTGCACGTCGGCTACATGGACACCGAGATGGCCGCCGGGGTGACCGGGCCGAAGGCCGATCCGGCCGAGGTCGCGCGGCTCGCCGTCGACGGGGTCGAGGCCGACCGGTACGAGATCCTCGCCGACGACACGTCCCGCCGGGTCCGGGCCGGCCTGTCCGGCGGCGTGGCCGCGCTCTACCCCACGCTCCCCTGA
- a CDS encoding helix-turn-helix domain-containing protein — translation MTDLLARRDSWSTANCSIARAIEVVGNRTTLLLLREALFGTRRFDDFARRVGVSEPVAATRLKQLVADGLLDRRPYREPGRRTRDEYVLTAKGRDLLPVLAALRQWGDAYAADEAGPSVRVTHHDCGADVHARLRCDAGHDVPPGELTVLPGPGLRTS, via the coding sequence ATGACGGACCTCCTCGCGCGGCGTGACTCCTGGTCCACCGCGAACTGCTCGATCGCCCGGGCGATCGAGGTGGTCGGCAACCGCACCACGCTGCTCCTGCTGCGCGAGGCATTGTTCGGCACCCGGCGCTTCGACGACTTCGCCCGTCGGGTCGGCGTCAGCGAGCCGGTCGCCGCCACCCGCCTCAAGCAGCTCGTCGCCGACGGGCTGCTCGACCGGCGCCCCTACCGCGAGCCCGGCCGGCGGACCCGCGACGAGTACGTGCTCACCGCCAAGGGTCGCGACCTGCTGCCGGTGCTCGCCGCGCTGCGGCAGTGGGGCGACGCGTACGCCGCCGACGAGGCCGGCCCGTCCGTCCGGGTCACTCACCACGACTGCGGGGCCGACGTGCACGCCCGGCTGCGCTGCGACGCCGGGCACGACGTGCCGCCCGGTGAGCTGACCGTGCTGCCCGGCCCGGGTCTGCGTACCTCCTGA
- a CDS encoding LLM class flavin-dependent oxidoreductase, translated as MTDHGHELAFGGFLTPAAGHPDQVVALATLCEQAGLDLVTFQDHPYQPGFLDTWTLMSYVAAATVRIGLAGNVLNLPLRQPVVLARSVASLDLLTGGRVELGLGAGAFWDAIEATGGRRLSPGAAVDALDEAIQVVREVWDTGRRGMIRVDGEHYRVVGAKRGPAPAHPVGIWVGAYKPRMLRLVGRAADGWLPSLSYLPKGPDDLPALNALVDEGARAAGRDPAAIRRMLNVTGTFARSSTGFLAGPPEQWIEQLAGLTLEHGVATFILGSDEPRAIQLFAQEVAPAVRELVAAERTAPGSGARAVVEEQAVAGGPSTLAVTPTPDPGVRRSAHRLWDETTRPTAPPPPPGHVYPARGQAAGQHLVDVHDHLRQELAQVRDLLDQVRRGAVSPGGARAALNEMTMRQNDWTLGAYCAAYCTVVTQHHGLEDASIFPHLRRADAGLGPVLDRLEQEHVVIHGVVESVDRALVALVASPGDFTALQEAVDLLTDTLLSHLSYEEHQIVEPLARHGFFPGQL; from the coding sequence ATGACCGACCACGGACACGAGCTGGCATTCGGTGGCTTCCTCACCCCCGCCGCCGGTCACCCCGACCAGGTGGTCGCGCTGGCCACGCTCTGCGAACAGGCCGGGCTCGACCTGGTCACCTTCCAGGACCACCCCTACCAACCGGGCTTCCTGGACACCTGGACGCTGATGTCGTACGTGGCCGCCGCGACCGTCCGGATCGGGTTGGCCGGCAACGTGCTCAACCTGCCGCTGCGCCAACCGGTGGTGCTGGCCCGCAGCGTGGCCAGCCTGGACCTGCTCACCGGCGGCCGGGTCGAGCTGGGGTTGGGCGCGGGCGCGTTCTGGGACGCGATCGAGGCGACCGGCGGGCGGCGGCTCTCCCCCGGCGCGGCGGTCGACGCTCTCGACGAGGCGATCCAGGTCGTCCGCGAGGTCTGGGACACCGGGCGGCGCGGGATGATCCGGGTGGACGGGGAGCACTACCGGGTGGTCGGCGCGAAGCGCGGACCGGCGCCCGCGCACCCGGTGGGCATCTGGGTGGGCGCGTACAAGCCGCGCATGTTGCGGCTGGTCGGCCGGGCCGCGGACGGCTGGCTGCCGTCCCTGTCGTACCTGCCGAAGGGGCCGGACGACCTGCCGGCGCTCAACGCGCTCGTCGACGAGGGCGCGCGGGCCGCCGGGCGCGATCCGGCGGCGATCCGCCGGATGCTCAACGTCACCGGCACGTTCGCCCGCTCGTCCACCGGCTTCCTGGCCGGGCCGCCGGAGCAGTGGATCGAGCAGCTCGCCGGCCTCACCCTGGAACACGGCGTCGCCACGTTCATCCTCGGCAGCGACGAACCGCGCGCCATCCAGCTCTTCGCCCAGGAGGTGGCGCCGGCCGTCCGGGAGCTGGTCGCCGCCGAGCGCACCGCGCCCGGCAGCGGGGCCCGCGCCGTGGTCGAGGAGCAGGCCGTCGCCGGCGGTCCGAGCACGCTCGCGGTCACCCCCACCCCCGACCCGGGGGTACGGCGCAGCGCCCACCGCCTCTGGGACGAGACGACCCGTCCGACCGCGCCTCCACCGCCGCCCGGGCACGTCTACCCGGCCCGCGGGCAGGCCGCCGGGCAGCACCTGGTGGACGTGCACGACCACCTGCGCCAGGAGCTGGCCCAGGTGCGCGACCTGCTGGACCAGGTCCGGCGCGGGGCGGTGTCGCCGGGCGGCGCGCGGGCCGCGCTGAACGAGATGACCATGCGACAGAACGACTGGACCCTGGGCGCCTACTGCGCCGCGTACTGCACCGTGGTGACCCAGCACCACGGCCTGGAGGACGCGTCGATCTTCCCGCACCTGCGCCGCGCCGACGCCGGCTTGGGGCCGGTGCTCGACCGCCTGGAGCAGGAGCACGTGGTGATCCACGGCGTGGTGGAGAGCGTCGACCGGGCGCTCGTGGCGCTGGTCGCCTCCCCCGGCGACTTCACCGCGTTGCAGGAGGCGGTGGATCTGCTCACCGACACGCTGCTGTCGCACCTGTCGTACGAGGAGCACCAGATCGTCGAGCCGCTGGCCCGGCACGGCTTCTTCCCCGGCCAGCTGTGA
- a CDS encoding transglycosylase family protein: MSTAYSTRRRRTLVAALVAGAATGAAALFGPAAPASAASVNWDAVARCESGGNWHINTGNGYYGGLQFSQGTWNGHGGRKYAARADLASRSEQITVAERVLDGQGIGAWPVCGKKAGSSGQKARSGGDRAGSSGRTAGPRGKKAGKSSATSTKKGTSPRPSAGARRGAPATGAYLVRPGDTLSEIAAAKHVAGGWRALHARNRAVVGADPSLIFPGQRLSLH, translated from the coding sequence ATGTCAACTGCATACTCAACCCGGCGCCGCCGGACCCTGGTCGCCGCGCTCGTCGCCGGCGCCGCCACCGGTGCCGCGGCCCTGTTCGGGCCGGCCGCGCCGGCCAGCGCCGCGAGCGTGAACTGGGACGCCGTCGCCCGCTGCGAGTCGGGCGGCAACTGGCACATCAACACCGGCAACGGCTACTACGGCGGGCTCCAGTTCTCCCAGGGCACGTGGAACGGCCACGGCGGGCGGAAGTACGCCGCCCGGGCCGACCTGGCCAGCCGCTCCGAGCAGATCACCGTCGCCGAGAGGGTCCTCGACGGGCAGGGCATCGGCGCCTGGCCGGTCTGCGGCAAAAAGGCCGGGTCGAGCGGCCAGAAGGCTCGGTCCGGCGGCGACAGGGCCGGTTCGAGCGGCAGGACCGCCGGGCCGCGCGGTAAGAAGGCCGGCAAGAGCTCGGCCACCTCCACGAAGAAGGGCACCTCACCGCGTCCGTCGGCCGGTGCGCGGCGCGGTGCGCCGGCCACCGGCGCCTATCTGGTACGCCCCGGCGACACCCTGTCCGAGATCGCGGCGGCCAAGCACGTCGCCGGCGGTTGGCGCGCCCTGCACGCGCGCAACCGTGCCGTGGTCGGTGCGGACCCGAGCCTGATCTTCCCGGGTCAACGGCTCAGCCTGCACTGA
- a CDS encoding YbaB/EbfC family DNA-binding protein: MTNDAFSAAASLDELLTRTQQALAAMRSRACVLADGEPGELLRAEGAAAGGRVRAVAVQGGRLHSVVVDPELAGVSLEVLCGHLVDAVNDALSELDTRVGDSARADTDALAARLGGLPDQAELFSRTVHEVAARIRRDRDAATRAAHPA; this comes from the coding sequence ATGACCAACGATGCGTTCTCGGCCGCCGCGAGCCTCGACGAGCTGCTGACCCGCACGCAACAGGCGCTGGCCGCGATGCGGTCCCGGGCCTGCGTGCTCGCCGACGGCGAGCCGGGTGAGCTGCTCCGGGCCGAGGGGGCGGCCGCCGGTGGCCGGGTCCGGGCGGTCGCCGTCCAGGGTGGCCGGTTGCACTCGGTCGTCGTCGACCCGGAATTGGCCGGCGTGTCGCTGGAGGTCCTCTGCGGACATCTGGTCGACGCCGTCAACGACGCGTTGAGCGAGTTGGACACGCGGGTCGGCGACTCCGCCCGGGCGGACACCGACGCGCTCGCCGCCCGGCTCGGCGGCCTGCCCGACCAGGCGGAGCTGTTCAGTCGGACGGTGCACGAGGTGGCCGCGCGCATCCGCCGCGACCGGGACGCGGCGACCCGCGCCGCCCACCCAGCCTGA